A single region of the Montipora capricornis isolate CH-2021 chromosome 13, ASM3666992v2, whole genome shotgun sequence genome encodes:
- the LOC138029326 gene encoding LOW QUALITY PROTEIN: integrator complex subunit 4-like (The sequence of the model RefSeq protein was modified relative to this genomic sequence to represent the inferred CDS: inserted 1 base in 1 codon; deleted 1 base in 1 codon), with translation MKRPNPDCSTTVVEEISDETLDFGSQSQPVLKLKRVRQTVDASKRLAFELSQYSTQQEILQTLVDLERELPLESSEVSEFVIRTLWDRFYETSDTVIKIKVISLLASVGSQPGVNFHSVIEDLIQLLNADDENRKIGSHKVRAQIFHTLLHLGKLYKEEGKIVRHIEKTALQHLKDSHTLVRCQCLLLIGHLTQGSIQSPPTWTELYSEGGVQRLLASYSKDSDPRVRTSALQALLTLHERGQMLDMAVYEQASQALDDDFEDVRLVAIRLIWVFSLGDPERIVKLPSSDDARLVDDAFIKICHMVNDLSMNVRREASQLLGSLHLVSPKFLEQTLDKKLMSHLKRRKTEHEKRKEIHAAGGTGEGWSTGRTWGDKAPEAELDPEDVSLMSSGACGAFVHGLEDEFLEVRTAAVNSLCELAYQHAPFAILSLDFLADMMNDEIESVRVNAINSLRKISQHIQLREDQLETLLGVLEDFSGDTREAVRKLLCHCVLSTRASLHAAIHALLGNLNKYPQDKASIWRCAKFLGEKHQHLASSLVPELLSTHPFFATPEPSIDDPAYVAILILVFNATAKSPTMLAMFPDHTTRHYGYLRDSQSQLVPHLEIGQGDISMDCKMSEVKGSQTARNFFESIQVRVQTAMTVKSKNPKKALKGLQTAIQDLCHVKSIDSSLSADAKCLSLYLQCQQMILQAQNDKMWNIPAALCTNQGSSFTSLVESVLSTSYRIENTFLGLTPQQIFLLRQLRLIIHALQILVTQRYNSTRDRGLNSMLQVWESFLMRIKAFXNFINMENITTDAFCAAIVSFPSFFESNITNPSGVMDYIHSLMLSHQVESLQLTSSLYQASAVLNEPRSGSDNPLCFSAGLTLGIKVEAMLENVPDATKVRVQVVFPDLSCQWFIPKPDDLQLILPEKQRLSMTVILSHSGWSESALVEVSLVLKYTPDVDEDSVLSLGSYAASSSTDTEPEGLKKTKRSMDSLTNGMITLCSPVQVCILPKPMR, from the exons ATGAAGAGGCCTAACCCAGATTGTTCCACGACAGTTGTAGAGGAAATATCAGATGAGACCCTAGATTTTGGCAGCCAAAGTCAACCTGTCTTGAAACTCAAACGAGTTCGTCAGACTGTTGACGCTTCGAAAAGACTTGCCTTTGAACTTTCTCAGTATTCTACACAGCAGGAAATCCTTCAGACGCTGGTTGATCTTGAGAGAGAGCTCCCTTTAGAGTCATCGGAAGTTTCTGAATTCGTAATCAGAACGCTGTGGGATAGGTTTTACGAGACTTCGGATACTGTCAttaaaatcaaagtaatttcCTTACTTGCAAGTGTTGGAAGTCAGCCCGGGGTAAATTTTCACTCCGTAATTGAAGACTTGATTCAACTATTAAATGCAGATGACGAGAATAGGAAGATAG gaTCTCACAAAGTGCGTGCACAGATTTTTCACACTCTGCTTCATCTTGGCAAGCTCTACAAAGAAGAG GGAAAGATTGTGCGCCATATTGAGAAGACTGCATTGCAG CATCTTAAAGATTCACACACTCTAGTTCGATGTCAGTGTCTATTACTGATTGGTCACCTTACTCAAGGATCCATACAGTCACCACCAACTTGGACAGAACTTTACTCAGAGGGAGGGGTACAAAGGTTGCTTGCCAGCTATTCAAAGGATAGTGATCCACGTGTCAGGACAAGTGCTTTGCAAGCACTG CTTACACTTCATGAGAGAGGTCAGATGCTGGACATGGCAGTATATGAACAGGCATCCCAGGCTTTAGATGACGACTTTGAAGATGTTCGATTAGTGGCCATCAGGTTGATTTGGGTGTTTAGCCTTGGAGACCCTGAGAG AATTGTTAAATTACCATCATCTGACGATGCTCGTCTGGTTGATGATGCCTTTATCAAAATCTGTCACATGGTGAATGACTTGTCCATGAATGTGCGACGGGAGGCTTCCCAGCTATTGGGCTCACTTCATCTTGTTAGTCCAAAGTTTCTAGAGCAGACGTTGGATAAGAAGCTTATGTCTCACCTTAAG AGGAGAAAAACTGAACATGAAAAGCGGAAGGAAATTCATGCAGCAGGTGGGACTGGCGAAGGATGGAGCACTGGAAGAACGTGGGGTGATAAAGCCCCTGAAGCGGAGTTGGACCCTGAGGATGTCAGCCTCATGAGCAGCGGAGCATGTGGCGCATTTGTTCATGGTCTGGAGGATGAATTCTTAGAGGTGCGCACTGCTGCTGTGAACTCTCTCTGTGAACTAGCCTATCAGCATGCCCCCTTTGCCATTCTGTCATTGGATTTTTTGGCAGACATGATGAATGATGAAATTGAAAGTGTGCGAGTAAATGCTATAAACAGTCTACGAAAAATCAGCCAACATATTCAGCTACGAGAAGATCAGTTGGAGACACTGTTAGGCGTGTTGGAAGATTTCTCTGGTGACACCAGGGAGGCTGTGCGCAAGTTGCTGTGTCATTGTGTATTGTCTACGAGGGCAAGTCTTCATGCTGCCATCCATGCACTGTTGGGAAACTTGAATAAATATCCACAAGATAAAGCATCGATATGGAG ATGTGCCAAGTTTCTTGGTGAGAAGCACCAGCATCTCGCATCATCTCTTGTACCAGAGCTGCTATCTACACATCCGTTTTTTGCCACCCCTGAGCCATCCATTGATGACCCTGCCTACGTAGCCATTTTGATACTGGTTTTCAATGCCACGGCAAAGAGTCCTACAATGCTAGCTATGTTTCCTGATCACACCACACGGCACTATGGATATTTAAGAGACAGCCAGTCACAACTTGTGCCCCATCTAGAAATAGGGCAAGGTGATATCAGTATGGATTGCAAAATGTCTGAAGTCAAAG gaTCTCAAACTGCAAGGAATTTTTTTGAGAGCATTCAGGTGCGGGTTCAAACAGCCATGACTGTTAAATCAAAGAATCCAAAAAAAGCACTTAAAGGTCTTCAAACAGCCATTCAAGATTTGTGTCATGTGAAGAGTATTGATTCCTCCCTTTCTGCTGATGCAAAGTGCCTCTCTCTCTACCTGCAGTGTCAGCAAATGATTCTTCAAGCTCAAAATGATAAGATGTGGAACATACCTGCTGCTCTCTGCACCAACCAAGGATCTAGCTTTACATCATTGGTTGAAAGTGTTCTCTCAACATCATATCGCATTGAAAATACTTTCTTAGGTTTGACTCCTCAACAGATCTTTCTCCTTCGTCAGTTGCGGCTCATCATACATGCACTACAGATCCTTGTCACGCAACGCTACAACAGCACACGTGACAGGGGACTGAACTCCATGCTTCAAGTGTGGGAATCATTTTTAATGAGGATCAAagctt taaactttattAACATGGAGAACATTACTACAGATGCTTTTTGTGCAGCCATTGTCTCCTTTCCCAGTTTTTTTGAGTCAAATATCACCAATCCTTCAGGGGTGATGGATTATATTCACTCACTCATGCTTTCACACCAAGTTGAATCACTTCAGTTGACTTCCAGTTTGTACCAAGCTTCTGCTGTGTTAAATGAACCTCGCAGTGGTTCTGACAATCCCCTCTGTTTCTCTGCTGGCCTGACATTAGGCATCAAGGTTGAAGCAATGCTGGAAAATGTACCAGATGCAACGAAGGTCAGAGTTCAG GTTGTGTTTCCTGATCTAAGTTGTCAGTGGTTCATTCCGAAGCCAGATGACCTTCAACTGATATTGCCAGAAAAGCAGCGACTCTCTATGACTGTCATTTTATCCCATTCTGGGTGGTCTG AATCAGCACTCGTTGAGGTGTCATTGGTTCTCAAATACACGCCTGATGTTGATGAAGACAGTGTATTGAGCCTTGGGTCATATGCTGCATCTAGTAGCACAGACACCGAACCTGAAGGCCTAAAGAAAACCAAGAGGAGCATGGATAGTCTGACCAATGGCATGATAACCCTCTGT TCGCCTGTTCAAGTTTGCATTTTGCCCAAACCCATGCGGTGA